The genome window GTCAGTCTTGACGAGCGTCGATCGCTTCTCGCCGACGACGACCTTGGAGCCGTCGGGGGACCGTTGCACGAGCAGGACCGTCTTTGGCACGTACACGGCGCCCTTCGTGTCGGTGGGATCGCAGGGCAGGAACGTGCCGGAGAAGGTGTACTCCCGGCCTCGGTGATCTTCCCAGACCTCGAAGCTGAAGCCCGGTCGCATCCGGGGCGCGACGGCTGCGCCGGTCTTGACGAGCTTTCCCCGGAAGCCTTCGAAGCGCGCGAGCGAATCGCCGGGAAGCGGCCCGTAGTCGGGAGGGGCCGGCTTCCCCTTGCCGGGGCTGTCGAGGAGGCCACACACGACGGCCGCCACGACCAGAACCCGGAACATCCGCTCCTAGCCCGAGGTTCTGCGCTCTTCGTCCTGCGGTTCGGACCGGAAGACGATTTCGAGCTTCTCGCGGCTGCGCTCGATGCTCGAGGTCGTGATGCCCGTAAGCAGATGAAGCGGCATGATGTTGTGGGCGACGACGTTCTCTTCCTCGTCGAATGCGTCGAACTCGACGTAGTCCTGGCCGACGCGCGTGATCTTCGCGAGGTAGTAGCTGTTGGACGGGGCAAAGAACAATTCCACCAGCACCCCGTCGTCGAGGAGCTTCCGCAAACGATCGCGTATGGTCATCGTCGTGTCAGGCTCCGATGGGCCCAGAACCTTATTCCCACACCTTCGGTAAGACCTAACGTTCGGTCGTTGCGGCCTTGGCCTTGCGGTAGAGGTCGTCCCGGGGATGAACGCGGCTCGTCGCGGCGAGTTCCTGGTAAAGCCGCCGCTCGGCCTCGCTGGGCCCGCCGTCAAGGACGATCATGACCCGGGCATACAGGTCCCCGCGGCTGCCGTCCCGGCGGGCCAGGCCCTTCCCGCGCAGCCGCAACGTCTTGCCCGAACTGGTGCCCGCCGGCACGTTGACGCGGACCATCCCGTCGAGGGTCGGCACCTCGACCTCGGCGCCCAGAGCGGCTTCGTGCGGGGCCACGGGCAGCTCCAGGTGCAGATCGTCGCCCTCGACGCCGAACACGGGGTGCTTCTTGAGCCGCACGGTGAGCGACAGATCCCCCACCTTCAGCCGGGTGCCGTCCCGGACGCCCGCCGGGAAGTTGGCCTCGATCGTGCGATCCTGGGTCTTGAAGCCCAGGCCCCCGCAGGAAGCGCAGAGCTGGTTGCGGACCAGGCGATCGCCGTTGCAGACCGGGCAGGTGGACGGCTGGCTCACGGTCAGGCGCTTGCGGCCGCCATGGTGAGCGTCCTCCACCGCGAGTTCCACCTCGGCCTCCGCGGCGGGCGGGCGCGCGCGGGCGCCGGCCCGCCCGCCCGGCTGCTCCTTGCGGAATAGCTCCTCGAAGAGATCCTCGAGGATGCTGCCGAAGCCGCCGGTGCCGCCGGTGCCGCCGGATCCCCCGGCGGCGCCGCCCATTCCGCCGAACGGCCCGCCGCCGCGGAACATGTCCTCGAAGCCCTCGGTCCCGCCGAACGGTCCGGTACGCGACCGGGCGCCGCCCGGCCCGTACGCGCCGCCCGCGCCGCCCATCTGCGAGAATAGCGGCCCGAAACGGTCGTACTTGGCCCGCTTCTCGGGATCGCCGAGAACCTCGTAGGCCTCGTTGATCTCCTTGATCTTCGCCTCGGCCTTGGCCTTGTCCTTGCCCTGGTGGCGATCGGGATGCCACTGCTTGGCGAGCTTGCGGTAGGCCGAGCGAATCTCGTCTTCCGATGCGCTGCGGCCGACGCCGAGCACCTCGTAGAAGTCGCGCGATCCGACGGGCATGCTACTTCACCTTACCCAAAGAGTAAGGCTTGAGTCTTACGTTGTCAATTGACCTGACATAGATTTCGCCTCGACCGCTTCCACGGCCTTGCCGTCGGCATCGAACCGGCCCGCCAGCATGAAGGCGTCGTGGTAGAAGGTCAGCCACCAGTTGCCGTCGCGGGCGCGGGGGAGCCACTCGCTCTTCCGGGCGATCGAGTCCATGGGGAAATCGTCGTACGCCATCACCCACAGCGGGTTGAGGTGAGCATGGGTCGGCAGCAGATCGCCCATGTGCAACGCCGTCACGCCGCCTCCTTCCATGACGATCACCTGGTGGCCCTGCGTGTGCCCGCCCGTCAGGTGGACCGTGACACCCGGGACCACTTCCGCCGTGCCGTCCACTTGCACGAGGAGGCCCGCCTCCTCGACCGGACGCCAGTTGGCCTCGTAGTAGGCATGCTTCGTGCGCAGGTGCGGGCGGATCATCGCCTCGTACTCCCGCGCCTGGATGATCACGCGGGCGTTCGGGAAGGTCGGCCGGACCTCGCCGTCGGGGCCCAGCGAGGTTGCGCCGCCGCCGTGATCGGGGTGCATGTGGGTGAAGACCACGTGCGTGATGGCTGCCGGATCCATCCCGAACTCGCGAACGACGCGCGCCGGATCGGACGCGCGTGACAGGCGGAACTGCTTGCGTTGCTTCTCGTCCAGCTTGTTGCCGTAGCCGGCGTCGATCAGCAGGTTGAAGCCGGGACCGCGCACCAGGAGGGGCCGCAGGACCAGCGGCAGGAAGTTCTGGTCGTCGGCCGGGTAACGCTTCTGCCAGACGATCTTGGGGACTACGCCGAACATCGCGCCGCCGTCGAGGCCGAAATCGGCATCGTACAGCCAGTCCAGGGAAATGGGGCCCAGTTGCATGACCGCAGTATAGCGCGCCGCGCAAAACTGACCCGGGAGCGGGCGTTGCGGTGCAAACTTTCGACGTGTTCTTTTGCGAAGTTGCGGGTATGGCTCAGGCAGAGGTGGCAGGTGGGGTGCGGCGAGTTCTGGTAGCCGAGGAGGATGACGGCGTTCGGGGCCTGATAGGCCCGATAATCGCCGGCATCGGCGATCTCGACGTCGAGACGGTGCGGTCGGGGACCGAAGCGCTCACGCGGGCGCGCAACCGACCGCCGAATCTGATCGTCTGCGATACCGAACTCGGCGACCTGCCCAGCGGCCGGGGCACCCTGGTCCGCCTCCTGCGATCCGACGGCCTGCTGGGCCGGTTGCCGATCCTGGTGGTGTCGGGCCACGGCGATCTCCAGCACAAGTACTCCGCCTTCGCGGACGGGGCCGACGATTTCCTGGCTCACCCCTTCGATCCGCTGGAACTGCAGTTCAGGGTCAAGGCCCTGCTGCGGCGCGGCCAGTGGGCCGAGGCGCCGGTGTGCATCGAGATGGGCGACATGCGCCTCGACGAGGGCCGCTACGTGGTGTTCTGCGGCGAGGTCGAGGTGGCGCTCACGCCGTCGGAGTTCGCCATCCTGCGCACGCTGATGGGCAGACCCAACCAGATCGTACGCGTCGAGACCCTCTTGACCGCGGCCCTCGGCTACCCGGCCGGCACCGGCAACCCGCAGGTCATCCACACCCACATCAAGAATCTGCGAGCCAAGCTGGAACGCAACCCCGCCAAGCCCGAGCGCATCACGTCCAACCGCCGGGGCTACCAGATGCCCGTTGCGCCCTGACCCGGGAATAACCGTGGTTAGATGCAGACCGACACGGCTCCGCTCGCCGGGCGCCTGACCGCGGCCCTCCTCGCCCATCACGCCGCCGGGGGCGCGCCCAAGGCGTTCGACCAGGTCGCCAGGGACATGGTGAGCGACGCCCTGGCCGGCGGCGCCCCGCCCGACGCGATCGTCGCGGCGGCCGTGGCCTTGCAGCGCCTCGTGCAGGACACCTGGGAAGAGGACACGAAGGCGGCGTGCAAGTTCCGAAAGCTCTACCACCGTGCCTGGCTCCGGGGCGTGCTGGTCGGCGCGGCCCGTGGCGGCCTGCCGCCGGAGACCCTGGCCGAAGGCCTCGGGCGCGCGACCGTGCCCGTCGCCTACGAGGAAGCCATCCCGCTCGGGACCTATGCCTACTCGATAGGCTACGGCTTCGGCCAGGCGTGGGCCGCGACCAGCCGGAGCGAGCCCGATCGCCAGGCGTGGCTCGCGGCCCTGATATCCGGCGTGGACGCCGGCGAGACCGCCCTGCGCGAGGCGGCGGCGTACCACGGGGAGGCCCTGGATCCCGATCTCGTCCCGCCTGACGAACGGGCCGCAAAGAACGTCGAGGCCGGCTTCCACCTCGGCTGCCTCACCGGATTCTTCAGCAAGTAGTCGGCGGGCGGCAGGGCGACCCAAACAGGCCGCTGGCTGTTAAGATACGCTGTTGATGGATCCCTCTCCGCTGGCAGCCCTGGCCCGCGTCACGGCTCATCTCGAAAGCCTCGAGAAGCTGGTCGCCGAGCGCGTCCTCGAACTGGAAGCCGCAAACCTGGAGCTGAAGGCCGCCCGGGACGAACTGGCGGTCGCCCACCAGGAGGCCCTGCGCCTGTCGCGCCTCAAGGACGAGTTCGTCGCCATCGCCTCGCACGAACTGCGCACGCCCCTCACCGCCATCAAGGGGTTCGCCGTCCTGCTGGAGGACGACCAGGCGACCCGGGAAGAAATCCAGGAAGCCGCGCGCGTCATCTCCGCCCAGACAGACCGGCTGATCCGCATCCTGGACGACATGCTGGACGTGGCGCGCATCGAGGCCGGCACACTCCCGGTAAACATCTCGGATGCCGGTATGGGCGAGATATTCGCCCGCGCCGTCGAGATGGTGCGGCGCAAGTACGGCGACCGGCCCGTGCGCATCACGGGCGCCGACGTCATCATCTGCTCGGACGCCGGCAAGCTGGAGCAGATCATCCTCAACCTCCTGGACAACGCCTGCAAGTACGGCCCGCCGGACTCCCCGGTCTCGGTGGTGGCGCGGGCGCTCGCGGACGGGGTGGCCGTCGAGGTGCACAACGACGGGCCCGGGCTTACCCGGGAGGAGCAGGAGGCCCTCTTCGAGAAGTTCCGGCGCCTCGAGCGCACCAGAGGCGAGGCCGAGGGGACAGGCCTCGGCCTCTACATCACCCGCAACCTGGTTGAACTGCTCGGGGGCGCCATCGTGGTGGACAGCGCCCCCGGAACGGGCGTGACCTTCAGCTTCAGGCTGCCGAACTTGCCGTCGCCTGAGCCAGCAATCCCTGATTGACCACCGGCGCCAGGACGTCTTCCAGGGTCGGGGCGCCGAGTTCCTGCAACTCGTAGCGGACGCGCAGGATGGGCACGTCCACCTTGACCAGGCTGGCGAAGTCGATCGGGGTGGCCGCGAGGACCAGGTCGCACGGGGTGTCGCGGATCGTGGCTTCGAGGTCGCGGATTTGCGCGTCGCCGTAGCCCATTGCGGGCAGCAACCGGCCCATGTGGGAGTACTTCTCGAACGTGTCCCTGATGGTCCCGACCGCATGGGGCCGCGGATCGGCGAGGTCGGCGGCGCCGAAGCGCGAGGCCGCCACGATGCCCGCGCCGTACTGCATCTCGCCGTGGGTCAGGGTCGGGCCGTCCTCGATGACCAGCACGCGCTTGCCGGCGATCTGCTCCCAGCCGTCCACGAACAGGGGTGACGCCGCGTCCACGACGATCGCGCCGGGGTTGGCGGCGCGGATGTTGCGCCGCACCGTCTCCACGTCTTCCGGCCGCGCGGTGTCGATCTTGTTGATGACGATGGCCCGCGCCCGGCGGAGGTTGGTCTCGCCGGGGTGATAGGCCACCTCGTGGCCGGCGCGGTGCGGATCCACGACCACGATTTCCACGTCCGGGCGAAAGAACGGGAAGTCGTTGTTGCCGCCGTCCCAGACGACCACGTCGGCCTCGGCCTCGACACGGCGCAGGATCTTCTCGTAGTCCACGCCGGCGTACACCACGGTGCCGTTTGCGATGTGAGGCTCGTACTCTTCGCGCTCCTCGATGGTGCAGTTTTGCAGCTTGAGATCATCCTCGCTCGCGAAGCGTTGCACCTCCTGGCGGACCAGATCGCCGTATGGCATGGGGTGCCGGACCACGCCCACCCGCAGGCCGGCGGCCCGCAGGATCTGGGCGACGCGGCGCGTGGTCTGGCTCTTGCCGGAGCCGGTGCGCACGGCGCATACGGATACGACCGGCTTGCTCGAGGCAAGCATCGCCCGATCCGGGCCGATCAGCCGGAAGTCCGCGCCGGCGGCCAGGACCGTGCTCGCCAGGTGCATGACGTGCGCGTGGGAGACGTCGCTGTAGGCGAACACCGCTTCCTGGACGCCGAGTTCGGGGATGAGCCGCGCCACGCCGGACTCCTCGAAGATCGGGATGCCCTGCGGATAGTGGGGGCCGGCAAGTTCGGCCGGATAGCGGCGGCCGGCGATGTCGGGGATTTGCGCCGCGGTGAAGCCGACGACCTCGTAGCGGGGATCGTGGCGGTACACCAGGTTGAAGTTGTGGAAGTCGCGCCCTGCGGCGCCGAGGATCAGGACTCTGGTCGTGTTCATGTTCCATTTTACCTTGGCCTGCACCGGGGTATATATCCGCAGAATGCCCGCCTCGAATCGCGTCGAGTATCCTGCCGGCCAGGTCCTGTTCGAGCAGGACGATAACAGCCGGGACCTCTACATGCTCGTGACCGGCGCCGTCGAAGTGATCATGAACGGCCAGAAACTCGCGACCATCAATGAAGGCGGCGCGATCTTCGGCGAGATCTCGTTCTTGCTGGACACACCCAGGACGGCGACGGTGCGGACCACGGCACCGAGCGAGTTCCTGGTGATCACCGACGTCGAGTCGCTGCTCGAG of Candidatus Tanganyikabacteria bacterium contains these proteins:
- a CDS encoding DnaJ domain-containing protein; the protein is MPVGSRDFYEVLGVGRSASEDEIRSAYRKLAKQWHPDRHQGKDKAKAEAKIKEINEAYEVLGDPEKRAKYDRFGPLFSQMGGAGGAYGPGGARSRTGPFGGTEGFEDMFRGGGPFGGMGGAAGGSGGTGGTGGFGSILEDLFEELFRKEQPGGRAGARARPPAAEAEVELAVEDAHHGGRKRLTVSQPSTCPVCNGDRLVRNQLCASCGGLGFKTQDRTIEANFPAGVRDGTRLKVGDLSLTVRLKKHPVFGVEGDDLHLELPVAPHEAALGAEVEVPTLDGMVRVNVPAGTSSGKTLRLRGKGLARRDGSRGDLYARVMIVLDGGPSEAERRLYQELAATSRVHPRDDLYRKAKAATTER
- a CDS encoding MBL fold metallo-hydrolase: MQLGPISLDWLYDADFGLDGGAMFGVVPKIVWQKRYPADDQNFLPLVLRPLLVRGPGFNLLIDAGYGNKLDEKQRKQFRLSRASDPARVVREFGMDPAAITHVVFTHMHPDHGGGATSLGPDGEVRPTFPNARVIIQAREYEAMIRPHLRTKHAYYEANWRPVEEAGLLVQVDGTAEVVPGVTVHLTGGHTQGHQVIVMEGGGVTALHMGDLLPTHAHLNPLWVMAYDDFPMDSIARKSEWLPRARDGNWWLTFYHDAFMLAGRFDADGKAVEAVEAKSMSGQLTT
- a CDS encoding response regulator transcription factor, whose protein sequence is MAQAEVAGGVRRVLVAEEDDGVRGLIGPIIAGIGDLDVETVRSGTEALTRARNRPPNLIVCDTELGDLPSGRGTLVRLLRSDGLLGRLPILVVSGHGDLQHKYSAFADGADDFLAHPFDPLELQFRVKALLRRGQWAEAPVCIEMGDMRLDEGRYVVFCGEVEVALTPSEFAILRTLMGRPNQIVRVETLLTAALGYPAGTGNPQVIHTHIKNLRAKLERNPAKPERITSNRRGYQMPVAP
- a CDS encoding HAMP domain-containing histidine kinase; its protein translation is MDPSPLAALARVTAHLESLEKLVAERVLELEAANLELKAARDELAVAHQEALRLSRLKDEFVAIASHELRTPLTAIKGFAVLLEDDQATREEIQEAARVISAQTDRLIRILDDMLDVARIEAGTLPVNISDAGMGEIFARAVEMVRRKYGDRPVRITGADVIICSDAGKLEQIILNLLDNACKYGPPDSPVSVVARALADGVAVEVHNDGPGLTREEQEALFEKFRRLERTRGEAEGTGLGLYITRNLVELLGGAIVVDSAPGTGVTFSFRLPNLPSPEPAIPD
- a CDS encoding GTPase, which encodes MNTTRVLILGAAGRDFHNFNLVYRHDPRYEVVGFTAAQIPDIAGRRYPAELAGPHYPQGIPIFEESGVARLIPELGVQEAVFAYSDVSHAHVMHLASTVLAAGADFRLIGPDRAMLASSKPVVSVCAVRTGSGKSQTTRRVAQILRAAGLRVGVVRHPMPYGDLVRQEVQRFASEDDLKLQNCTIEEREEYEPHIANGTVVYAGVDYEKILRRVEAEADVVVWDGGNNDFPFFRPDVEIVVVDPHRAGHEVAYHPGETNLRRARAIVINKIDTARPEDVETVRRNIRAANPGAIVVDAASPLFVDGWEQIAGKRVLVIEDGPTLTHGEMQYGAGIVAASRFGAADLADPRPHAVGTIRDTFEKYSHMGRLLPAMGYGDAQIRDLEATIRDTPCDLVLAATPIDFASLVKVDVPILRVRYELQELGAPTLEDVLAPVVNQGLLAQATASSAA
- a CDS encoding cyclic nucleotide-binding domain-containing protein, coding for MPASNRVEYPAGQVLFEQDDNSRDLYMLVTGAVEVIMNGQKLATINEGGAIFGEISFLLDTPRTATVRTTAPSEFLVITDVESLLETQPMLMARIAKLLASRLREMDEKFLALRRTLLGT